From one Peptoniphilaceae bacterium AMB_02 genomic stretch:
- the nrdR gene encoding transcriptional regulator NrdR yields the protein MKCPYCNNPDTKVVDSRPTDDNVSIRRRRSCLKCNKRFTTYERYEEVPLIVIKKDDTREPFDRNKIFNGMLRSCEKRPVSVDSIDTATDEIERDLNNLNQREVSSTVIGEMVMDKLKELDKVAYVRFASVYREFQDVSGFYDELENLKE from the coding sequence ATGAAATGTCCATATTGCAATAATCCGGACACTAAAGTAGTAGATTCAAGACCTACAGACGACAATGTTTCAATTAGAAGAAGAAGATCTTGTTTAAAATGCAATAAGAGGTTTACAACCTATGAAAGGTATGAAGAAGTACCTCTTATTGTAATAAAGAAAGATGATACGAGAGAGCCGTTTGATAGGAATAAGATTTTCAATGGAATGTTAAGGTCTTGTGAAAAAAGGCCGGTCAGTGTAGACAGTATTGATACTGCTACAGATGAAATAGAGAGAGATTTAAATAATTTAAATCAGAGAGAAGTAAGTTCTACTGTTATTGGCGAGATGGTAATGGATAAGTTAAAAGAGCTGGACAAGGTAGCTTATGTAAGATTTGCTTCTGTTTATAGAGAGTTTCAAGATGTAAGCGGTTTTTACGATGAATTAGAAAACTTGAAAGAATGA